In a single window of the Nicotiana tomentosiformis chromosome 8, ASM39032v3, whole genome shotgun sequence genome:
- the LOC108945517 gene encoding uncharacterized protein, protein MWRLQQKLKIPSRRLTQWSKEEIGNVFDQVIDWETNMQHHEKQDLNNNTDIYREALNKGHVEYVKWMGMQDALLKQKSKDKWFENRDSNASYFHSLIRDRRRKLQLHRIMNHRNRWVEDDENIGKATIHHFQNLFNFSHQFRDQDILNCIPQCITEKDNIYLTTIPDMKEITEVVFNMSASNSTGPDGYNITFFHKCWDIIKDDIKEFVQDFFSGKSLSLKWNLQPIC, encoded by the coding sequence ATGTGGAGACTGCAACAAAAGCTCAAAATTCCTAGTAGAAGATTAACTCAATGGTCCAAAGAGGAGATTGGCAATGTATTTGATCAGGTTATAGACTGGGAAACAAATATGCAACACCATGAGAAGCAGGATCTTAACAACAACACTGATATCTATAGAGAGGCACTAAATAAAGGCCATGTTGAATATGTCAAATGGATGGGAATGCAAGATGCTTTGTTGAAGCAGAAATCCAAAGATAAATGGTTTGAAAATAGAGATTCTAATGCTAGTTATTTTCACAGTCTTATAAGAGATAGAAGAAGGAAGCTCCAACTTCATAGAATCATGAATCACAGAAATAGATGGGTTGAAGATGATGAAAATATTGGCAAGGCTACAATTCATCATTTCCAGAATTTGTTTAACTTCAGCCATCAATTCCGAGATCAAGACATTCTCAATTGTATCCCTCAATGTATTACAGAAAAGGATAATATTTATCTCACTACTATCCCAGACATGAAAGAAATTACCGAGGTTGTTTTCAATATGAGTGCTTCTAACTCTACTGGGCCTGATGGTTATAACATCACTTTCTTTCATAAATGTTGGGATATTATCAAGGATGATATTAAAGAATTTGTGCAAGACTTCTTCAGTGGGAAAAGCTTAAGCCTAAAGTGGAATCTTCAACCAATTTGTTAG